DNA sequence from the Pseudoduganella plicata genome:
ATCCGCGAGGGTGAGCAGATCAGTATCGGCGGGAACGAGCGCTACCGGCAGGCTTGCGGGCGCTGTTTCTACACCACGTGATGTGAGCCCTGTCGGGCGGTCCGCATCGCGTCCCGCCCGACAGGGCTGTGCGCCGGTGCTTCAGCCGTACGGCGTGTAGACGATGCCGTTGCCGATCAGGCTGGCCACCTGGGCCTGGTTTTCCGGGCTTTCGCTGAAGGTGCTCAAGACATTGGCGCGGGATGCGCCCGCGTCCAGCGTGCCGACGTGGAAGGCGAAGCCGCCGGCGTCGCCTTCCCGGTGCAGCACGTTGTGATACAGCGTGCTGACGAATTCCGCGTTGCTCTGGACGCCGTAGCGTTCGACGAATTCCTTGCTCTGCAGGAAGTTCTGCGCGACGTCGTCCAGGCTCAGGCCTTTCTGCTGCTGCGACAACCAGTAGCCCAGGCCGCCCTTGTCCGGCGCGCGGTCGAAGGCGGCCTGGTACAGGCGCCAGGCCTGACCCAGCTGGCCCTTTTGCGACAGGGCGACAACGTCGTCGCTCATCGTAAACATGACGCGTTCGATGCCTTCCGCCCGGGTTGTCGCGCCCCAGCCGCCGATATCGTACACATCGTCCGCCACGCGGGCGATCGTGTAATCCTCCAGCCAGCCCTGGAGGACGGCGCTGTCGTTGTCGCCGGACCCGACCAGCGGACCGGGCCGGCTGACCGCATGGCCGCCGTCGGCTGTGCTGTCGAGGACGAGGGAGGTGCTGGCGTTAAGCGCATTGCCCGCCAGGTCGGTAATGCCCACCAGCTTCAGCGTATAGGTGCCGGCCAGCATGTTATGCAGCGGATGGTACGTCACTGCGCCACCCTGTGCGGTAACGGACGGCTGGAACAGCCACACCGCGCTGGAGATGTTGCCGCCGGCGTCGTAGAATTCGATCCTGCCTTCGTCCGTCTTGAGCGCTTCGCTGAACGTCAGCGTCAGGTCGCCATCGACGGTACCCGAGACCGTGCGCAGGGTCGGCGGGGTGGCGTCCGTGGCCGGTGGCGGCGTGGTTGCGCTGGCAGTCGTCATCGTGACGTGATAGGGCAGCGGTGCGGCCAGCGGCGAACCCTCGCGCGCTTCGACGCCGATATAGATCGTGCCGCTCGACCACGCTTTTACCTGCAGGACCATGGTCGTGCCGTCCAGGTAGGCGTCCGCCTGGGGGTTGCTCTCGACCGATGCGCGCCACAGCTTGACGTCGGATGGCAGCACGCCGCTGTCCGCGGCAAGGCGGATCGTGTACGTGGTGCCGGCGGTGGCGGCGAAGCGGAAGTATTCTTCGTCGCCCGCATAGTCGAGGCGCGCGTGGGCCATGCCGCCCGGCGCGAGCTGCTGTGCCGCGGTAAAGCTGTCGGCATAATCGTCCGGCGGCAGCGTCACGACATTGCCCGTCATGGCCACGTGATACTTCACTGGAGCGGCCACCGCGACGTCCGGGGCTGTGTCGACCATGACGTAGTAGTCCTGCGTCTCGGCCGCCTTCAGTGTCATGACCGCCGCACCATTTTCTGTCGAGTAAGAGATGTCGGCCCAGCCATAAGAGCCGGTAATCTTTAGCGCCGCATCTGTCGGCAGCACGCCGCCGTCGGCCGTCAGCCTGATCTTGTAGGTCGACCCTTTCACCGCGGCGACGCGGAAATACTCCTCGTCGCCGCGGTAGTCGATCTGGGCGCCGACGCTGGTGCCGACGGCAAGCGGGATCGCCGCACGAATATCGTTCAGGTAGTCGTCGGCCAGCCGGCGCACGCCGACGGTATAGTCGACCGCATGGGCGTTCTTGACGTAGAGGTAGAACTGGTCGTCGTCCACCCAGCTGTACGGGGTGGTCAGGACATTCGTGTTCAGGTAGCCGGGCGCATTCGTATACATGATGTACGGGATGCCGCCCCTGCCATAGACATAGATGCCAGGCTCGCTGCCGTCGGCGGCCGTGGCCGTGAACGCATAAGCTGCCCCGGCCTTCAGGTCGAGGCGAAACCAGTCCGCGTCCGTTTCCGAGTCGATGTGGCCCGTCACGCTGCCGTTGACCGGAAGGAAGCCGCTTGTACTGGCATCGTCTGCGTAATCGTCCGCCATCTTTGCACCTGTGGTCATCAAACCGGGCAGTATACACCGCCCGGTTGTGTCCAAATGTCACGATTATTCACACGCAGCAATAATGCGACACCAAAGTTTACGCAATTTGATGTCCCCGCGGCATCGATGCGTGCCGCGTTTAATCCGTGCTTAAGCGTGCGCCCCGACACTCTTTACCTGTCCGGACCGGGCACGGTTCCTCCCGTGCGTTTCTTCTGTAGAATAGGTCCGGCACTGTGTCGCGACGGGCTGGTCTCGGGCCGGAACCGTCGGCAGATCGTTATTTTAGTTTTTCCGGAGTACGCCGATGAAGAAGCAAATGCTGTTGGCCGCGATGTCGCTGGCAATCCTGTCCGCTTATGCGGGCGCCGCCCCTACCGACAAGGCGGCCGACGTGCCGTTGAAGCCGGCTGCCCAGCAGACCCAGGCCGCCGTCTGGGCGTCGCGCGTGCTGTCGCGCTATCACTACAAGGCCACGCCGCTGGACGATGCGATGTCGGAGAAGATCTTCGACCGCTACTTCAAGTCGCTGGATGCGGAAAAGCTGTTCTTCGTGCAGGCCGACCTGGACAAGTACGCCGATGCGAAACAGAAGCTCGACGACGCCATCGTCGGCGAAAACCTGCAGCTGCCGTTCAATATCTACAACCTCTACCAGCAGCGCTTTGCCGAGCGCATCGCCTATGCCCGCGAGCTGCTGAAGAGCAAACCCGACTTCACCCTGGACGAGAGCTACCAGTACGACCGCGAGAAGGCCGAGTGGCCGAAGGACGAGACGGAAGTGAAGGACCTGTGGCGCAAGCGCGTCAAGAACGACTGGCTGCGCCTGAAGCTGGCCGGCAAGGACGACAAGGCCATCCGCGACATGCTGGACAAGCGCTATGCCAATTACATGAGCCGTTCGCGCAAGCTGAACAATGAGGATGTGTTCCAGATCTTCATGAACGCCTACGCCATGTCGATCGAGCCGCACACCAATTACCTGGGCCCGCGCGCTTCGGAGCAGTTCGACATCCAGATGCGCCTGTCGCTGGAAGGCATCGGCGCCGTGCTGCAGACGCGGGAGGACTACACCGTCATCCGCGAAGTGGTGGCGGGCAGCCCGGCGGGCATGTCCGGCAAGATCAAGGTGGGCGACCGCATCATGGGCGTCGGCCAGGGCAGCACCGGCCCGTTCACGGACGTGCTGGGCTGGCGCATCGACGACGTCGTCGCGCTGATCCGTGGGCCGAAGGATTCGACGGTGCGGCTGCAGATGCTGCCGGCCGATGCGGGTCCGGACGGCAAGCCTGTGACCATCGCGCTGGTGCGCAAGAAGATCAGCATGGAAGAGCAGTCGGCCAAGAAAACCATCATGGAAGTGCGCGACGGCACCGTCAAGCGTCGCGTCGGCGTGATCTCGCTGCCGACGTTCTACATGGACTTCGAGGCGCGCCGGAAGGGCGAGAAGGACTTCAAGAGCGCAACGCGCGACGTGGCCCGCCTGCTTGCCGAGCTGAAAAAGGAAAAGGTCGACAACGTGCTGATCGACCTGCGCAACAACGGCGGCGGCTCGCTGACGGAGGCGGTCGAACTGACGGGCCTGTTCATCGACCGCGGCCCCGTCGTGCAGCAGCGCAGCGCGGAAGGCAAGGTCGAGGTCGAGAACGACACCGTTCCGGGCCTGGCGTGGGACGGCCCCGTGGGCGTGCTGATCAACCGCGGTTCCGCGTCGGCGTCGGAGATCTTCGCCGCCGCCATGCAGGATTACGGCCGCGGCATCATCATCGGCGAGCCGAGCTTCGGCAAGGGCACCGTGCAGACGCTGATCAACCTGGACCGCTTCGGCCAGGGCGACAAGGCGCGCCTGGGCGAACTGAAGATGACGATTGCGCAATTCTTCCGTATCAATGGCGGCACCACGCAGCTGCGTGGCGTGACACCGGACATCAAGCTGCCGACGATTGCCGACGCCGAGAATTTCGGCGAGTCGAGCTATGACAACGCGCTGCCGTACACGGTGATCAAGCCGGCCGTCTACATTCCCGCCGGCGAGGTCAAGGACATCGTGCCGCTGCTGGAAAAGAAGCACCAGGCCCGCGTGGCGAAGGACAAGGACTTCCAGTACCTGGTGGACGACATCAATTACGTCAAGAAGCAGCGCAAGGAAAACATGATCTCGCTGAACGAGACGGCGCGCCGCAAGGAACGCGACCAGCAGGAAGCGCGCGCCAAGCTGCGCGAAGCCCGCCTGGCCGCCGCGCCGTCCCCGGACGATCCGATCCTCGTGCCCGATCCGAAGGAAGGCCTGAAGCAGGCGGTCTCGCCCAAGCCGGCCAGTGCCAAGGCGGCCAGGCAGGCGGCGGCGGTGAAGGGGGCCAGCCGGACCGACGACGGCCTGCAGGGTGACGAGCGCTCGCTGGCGGCGGAACTGGAAGCGGAGAAAGCGGCCAAGAACGCCAAGGACGTGCTGCTCAACGAAGCGGTGCACATCCTGGCCGACGAAGTGGGCCTGCTGAAGACCGACACACGCCTGGCTTCGCGCGTGCTGCCGTACACGTCGGACCGTTAATCAGTCGACATTCATCGCGCCAGTATGGGCGACCCGATCAGCACTTGGAGGACCACCCGGTCCTCCTTTTTTTTCGGGGTCAGGGCCGGCGTCCGGACACGGGCCCAGCCTCCGGGGGGCTGGATTAGTCCGAATGTCGGGCCTGATACCGTGTTATGCGTAAGAACGATATCTAGTATCACTACAATAAACTGGCGGATTTTGTCGCGGCGCAGCATACTGCACCTGTCTCCTCTATTCTCCTCCAAGGAAATAGATTCAGCCCGCCGGTCTCCGGTGGGCTTTTTTTTTGCCCGCTACGGGCGCCGCAGGCGAAGGCGTGCGAGGTGCTGCGTTTCCGCCGGCCCTGGCGCCGCGAATTCCGGCAATTGTTCATGGTTCAACCGTGCGCAGGCTTCGTTGTCACCCCGCTAAGATAGCTGCTCCGATGTAGTCGAGTTTCAAGGGGGCACCATGCAGGACCAGCCAACCGGGCAGCCGCCCGAGGAAGCCATTTCACGCCGCGAGTTTCTCGCTTTTGCCGGCGCGAGCACCGCGACCAGCGGGGCAGCCGGATCTGGACAAAATAACGGCACGCCC
Encoded proteins:
- a CDS encoding DUF4214 domain-containing protein; the encoded protein is MADDYADDASTSGFLPVNGSVTGHIDSETDADWFRLDLKAGAAYAFTATAADGSEPGIYVYGRGGIPYIMYTNAPGYLNTNVLTTPYSWVDDDQFYLYVKNAHAVDYTVGVRRLADDYLNDIRAAIPLAVGTSVGAQIDYRGDEEYFRVAAVKGSTYKIRLTADGGVLPTDAALKITGSYGWADISYSTENGAAVMTLKAAETQDYYVMVDTAPDVAVAAPVKYHVAMTGNVVTLPPDDYADSFTAAQQLAPGGMAHARLDYAGDEEYFRFAATAGTTYTIRLAADSGVLPSDVKLWRASVESNPQADAYLDGTTMVLQVKAWSSGTIYIGVEAREGSPLAAPLPYHVTMTTASATTPPPATDATPPTLRTVSGTVDGDLTLTFSEALKTDEGRIEFYDAGGNISSAVWLFQPSVTAQGGAVTYHPLHNMLAGTYTLKLVGITDLAGNALNASTSLVLDSTADGGHAVSRPGPLVGSGDNDSAVLQGWLEDYTIARVADDVYDIGGWGATTRAEGIERVMFTMSDDVVALSQKGQLGQAWRLYQAAFDRAPDKGGLGYWLSQQQKGLSLDDVAQNFLQSKEFVERYGVQSNAEFVSTLYHNVLHREGDAGGFAFHVGTLDAGASRANVLSTFSESPENQAQVASLIGNGIVYTPYG
- a CDS encoding carboxy terminal-processing peptidase; translated protein: MKKQMLLAAMSLAILSAYAGAAPTDKAADVPLKPAAQQTQAAVWASRVLSRYHYKATPLDDAMSEKIFDRYFKSLDAEKLFFVQADLDKYADAKQKLDDAIVGENLQLPFNIYNLYQQRFAERIAYARELLKSKPDFTLDESYQYDREKAEWPKDETEVKDLWRKRVKNDWLRLKLAGKDDKAIRDMLDKRYANYMSRSRKLNNEDVFQIFMNAYAMSIEPHTNYLGPRASEQFDIQMRLSLEGIGAVLQTREDYTVIREVVAGSPAGMSGKIKVGDRIMGVGQGSTGPFTDVLGWRIDDVVALIRGPKDSTVRLQMLPADAGPDGKPVTIALVRKKISMEEQSAKKTIMEVRDGTVKRRVGVISLPTFYMDFEARRKGEKDFKSATRDVARLLAELKKEKVDNVLIDLRNNGGGSLTEAVELTGLFIDRGPVVQQRSAEGKVEVENDTVPGLAWDGPVGVLINRGSASASEIFAAAMQDYGRGIIIGEPSFGKGTVQTLINLDRFGQGDKARLGELKMTIAQFFRINGGTTQLRGVTPDIKLPTIADAENFGESSYDNALPYTVIKPAVYIPAGEVKDIVPLLEKKHQARVAKDKDFQYLVDDINYVKKQRKENMISLNETARRKERDQQEARAKLREARLAAAPSPDDPILVPDPKEGLKQAVSPKPASAKAARQAAAVKGASRTDDGLQGDERSLAAELEAEKAAKNAKDVLLNEAVHILADEVGLLKTDTRLASRVLPYTSDR